A genomic window from Streptomyces sp. MST-110588 includes:
- the glgX gene encoding glycogen debranching protein GlgX, whose translation MRHALVAGARRAPGAGNHRALRAGHRQRPSRTGPRAPRHAHPRATHHARTRTRQRPRPRPAPPTAAPVRPGSPHPLGAHCRTGPDGVTGTNFALWAAGAEAVEVCLFDDEGHETRHPLAELTHEIWHGFLPGVRPGTRYGYRVHGRWDPWTGARWNPAKLLLDPYARAVDGEFTLPAEVYGHMRDWPQQHIADTVRDERDSAPYVPKGVVVGNEGDQDGADEWRDDRRPKTPWPDSVIYELHVRGFTMRHPGVPEHLRGTYAGLAHPAAVDHLLRLGVTAVELLPVHQFAHEDHLLRRGLRDYWGYNSIGYFAPHAAYAASGSRGQQVGEFKRMVRALHDAGIEVILDVVYNHTAEANELGPMLSFRGIDNRGYYRLAGDARRYADYTGCGNTLHVVRPNVLRLITDSLRYWVTEMGVDGFRFDLAAALVRSAPAAPGGERPDMLSPFLAVIAQDPVLRRVKLIAEPWDVGSGGYQAGAFPPLWTEWNDRYRDAVRDFWRGAHSDVRDLGYRLSGSSDLYAWGGRRPYASVNFITSHDGFTLRDLVSYEHKHNAANGEGNRDGTDDNRSWNCGAEGETDQESVRALRRRQLRNLLTTLLLSTGVPMLVAGDEMGRTQHGNNNAYCQDNETSWLDWSLMKDPGWRSLAVLTSRLIGLRRAHPVLRRRAFFSGRQGAGGLRDLAWFTPRGTEMTEADWYAPTATLGFYLSGRDIPQRDELGAPITDDSFLAVLHAGDRPVSFVLPGEPWARTYELVVDTSREEQDEPPPVRHEAGAAVVVPGRSVLLLRAVTG comes from the coding sequence ATCCGCCATGCCCTTGTCGCCGGAGCTCGCCGCGCCCCCGGCGCCGGGAACCACCGCGCCCTCCGGGCCGGCCACCGTCAACGGCCGTCCCGTACGGGCCCCCGCGCCCCGCGCCACGCCCACCCCCGCGCCACACACCACGCCCGCACCCGCACCCGGCAGCGCCCCCGTCCGCGCCCCGCCCCGCCAACCGCCGCCCCCGTACGGCCCGGCAGCCCGCACCCCCTGGGCGCCCACTGCCGCACCGGCCCGGACGGCGTCACGGGCACCAACTTCGCCCTCTGGGCGGCCGGCGCGGAGGCCGTGGAGGTCTGCCTCTTCGACGACGAGGGACACGAGACCCGTCACCCGCTGGCCGAGCTGACACACGAGATCTGGCACGGCTTCCTGCCCGGCGTACGGCCGGGGACCCGCTACGGCTACCGCGTCCACGGCCGCTGGGACCCCTGGACCGGAGCCCGCTGGAATCCGGCCAAGCTCCTCCTGGACCCCTACGCCCGCGCGGTGGACGGGGAGTTCACGCTGCCCGCCGAGGTGTACGGGCACATGCGGGACTGGCCGCAGCAGCACATCGCCGACACCGTGCGCGACGAGCGTGACTCGGCACCGTACGTCCCCAAGGGCGTGGTGGTCGGCAACGAGGGTGACCAGGACGGCGCGGACGAGTGGCGGGACGACCGCCGCCCCAAGACCCCCTGGCCCGACTCCGTCATCTACGAACTGCACGTCCGGGGCTTCACGATGCGCCACCCCGGCGTCCCCGAGCACCTGCGCGGCACGTACGCCGGGCTCGCCCACCCCGCCGCCGTCGACCACCTCCTGCGCCTGGGCGTCACCGCCGTCGAGCTGCTGCCCGTCCACCAGTTCGCCCACGAGGACCATCTGCTCCGCCGCGGCCTGCGCGACTACTGGGGCTACAACTCCATCGGCTACTTCGCCCCGCACGCCGCCTACGCCGCCTCCGGCTCCCGCGGCCAGCAGGTCGGCGAGTTCAAGCGGATGGTACGGGCGCTGCACGACGCGGGCATCGAGGTCATCCTGGACGTCGTCTACAACCACACCGCCGAGGCGAACGAACTCGGCCCCATGCTCTCCTTCCGCGGCATCGACAACCGCGGCTACTACCGCCTGGCCGGTGACGCCCGCCGCTACGCCGACTACACCGGCTGCGGCAACACCCTGCACGTCGTGCGGCCCAACGTGCTGCGGCTGATCACCGACTCGCTGCGCTACTGGGTGACCGAGATGGGCGTGGACGGCTTCCGCTTCGACCTCGCCGCCGCGCTGGTCCGCTCCGCGCCCGCCGCCCCGGGCGGGGAGCGGCCCGACATGCTCTCGCCCTTCCTCGCCGTCATCGCCCAGGACCCGGTACTGCGCCGGGTCAAACTGATCGCCGAGCCCTGGGACGTCGGCTCCGGCGGCTATCAGGCCGGCGCCTTCCCGCCGCTGTGGACGGAGTGGAACGACCGCTACCGCGACGCCGTGCGCGACTTCTGGCGCGGCGCCCATTCCGACGTACGGGACCTGGGCTACCGGCTGTCCGGGTCCAGCGACCTGTACGCCTGGGGCGGACGCCGCCCGTACGCCTCGGTCAACTTCATCACCTCCCACGACGGTTTCACCCTGCGCGACCTGGTCTCCTACGAGCACAAGCACAACGCGGCCAACGGCGAGGGCAACCGGGACGGCACCGATGACAACCGCTCCTGGAACTGCGGGGCCGAGGGCGAGACCGACCAGGAGTCCGTACGGGCCCTGCGCCGCCGCCAGTTACGCAACCTGCTGACCACACTCCTGCTCTCCACCGGTGTCCCCATGCTGGTGGCGGGCGACGAGATGGGCCGCACCCAGCATGGCAACAACAACGCCTACTGCCAGGACAACGAGACCAGTTGGCTGGACTGGTCGCTCATGAAGGACCCCGGGTGGCGGTCGCTGGCCGTGCTGACCTCCCGCCTCATAGGACTGCGCCGCGCCCATCCGGTGCTGCGCCGCCGCGCCTTTTTCTCGGGGCGGCAGGGGGCGGGCGGGCTGCGCGACCTGGCGTGGTTCACCCCGCGGGGCACGGAGATGACCGAGGCGGACTGGTACGCGCCCACCGCCACCCTGGGGTTCTACCTGTCCGGGCGGGACATCCCGCAGCGCGACGAGCTGGGTGCCCCGATCACCGACGACAGCTTCCTGGCCGTGCTGCACGCCGGTGACCGGCCGGTTTCCTTCGTCCTGCCCGGGGAGCCGTGGGCACGGACGTACGAGCTGGTCGTGGACACCTCACGGGAGGAGCAGGACGAGCCGCCGCCCGTACGGCATGAGGCGGGGGCGGCCGTCGTGGTTCCGGGGCGCTCGGTGCTGCTGCTGCGGGCGGTCACCGGGTGA
- a CDS encoding serine hydrolase domain-containing protein gives MKQRVRRPVRTLRTVLLTLTTTAAVGAGTLTASAAPYGATADTAYGTSTHGKSAYGTGAGQARRGGHEATLAALRQVVGSGELPGVIAKVHDARGAWSGAVGLSDTATGRPRLTGEHFRAASNTKMFIGTVMLQLEAEGRLSTEDTVEKWLPGLVRGNGYDGHKITLRQLLSHTSGLPDYTGDEAFHVKTSGSGFPEHRYDTYRPQDLVAVALKMAPPKANPAYSNTNYVLAGLVIEKATGHTYAQEATRRIIEPLKLTGTSFPGTDPRMPAPHPVAYSRLHSKDPDAPVHDATEQNMTWLGAAGEIISTADDLNRFQHALMRGRLLPPAQLDKMLDGAPAGGGGAYGLGVDSLKLSCGVTVYGHTGRTNGSLSATTGTKDGSHRLTFQINGDWLTNSSVYYDIIEAEFCGKAPGTGGNAGTGKFAD, from the coding sequence ATGAAGCAGCGAGTCCGGCGTCCCGTACGTACCCTGCGTACCGTTCTGCTCACCCTGACGACGACCGCGGCGGTCGGGGCGGGCACCCTGACCGCGTCCGCGGCCCCCTATGGGGCGACGGCGGACACGGCGTACGGAACATCCACTCACGGGAAGTCCGCGTACGGAACCGGGGCGGGGCAGGCCCGCCGGGGCGGCCACGAGGCGACCCTGGCCGCACTGCGGCAGGTCGTCGGCTCCGGCGAACTGCCCGGCGTGATCGCCAAGGTCCACGACGCGAGAGGTGCGTGGTCCGGCGCGGTGGGCCTGTCGGACACCGCCACCGGGCGCCCGCGCTTGACCGGCGAACACTTCCGGGCGGCGAGCAACACCAAGATGTTCATCGGCACCGTCATGCTCCAACTGGAGGCCGAGGGGAGGCTGAGCACGGAGGACACGGTGGAGAAGTGGCTGCCGGGCCTCGTACGCGGCAACGGCTACGACGGCCACAAGATCACCCTGCGGCAACTGCTCTCCCACACCAGCGGCCTGCCCGACTACACCGGCGACGAGGCGTTCCACGTCAAGACCTCGGGCAGCGGCTTTCCCGAGCACCGCTACGACACCTACCGGCCGCAGGACCTGGTCGCCGTCGCACTGAAGATGGCGCCGCCCAAGGCGAACCCGGCCTACTCCAACACCAATTACGTCCTGGCCGGCCTGGTCATCGAGAAGGCGACCGGCCACACGTACGCCCAGGAAGCCACCCGCCGCATCATCGAGCCGCTGAAGCTGACCGGCACCTCCTTCCCCGGCACCGACCCGAGGATGCCGGCGCCGCACCCCGTCGCCTACTCCCGGCTCCACTCCAAGGACCCCGACGCCCCCGTCCACGACGCCACCGAACAGAACATGACCTGGCTCGGCGCGGCAGGCGAGATCATCTCCACCGCCGACGACCTCAACCGCTTCCAGCACGCCCTGATGCGGGGCCGTCTGCTGCCGCCCGCCCAGCTCGACAAGATGCTGGACGGGGCGCCGGCGGGCGGCGGCGGCGCGTACGGCCTCGGGGTCGACTCCCTGAAGCTGTCCTGCGGCGTGACGGTCTACGGGCACACCGGCCGGACCAACGGCTCACTGTCCGCGACGACCGGCACGAAGGACGGCTCCCACCGGCTGACGTTCCAGATCAACGGCGACTGGCTGACCAACTCGTCGGTCTACTACGACATCATCGAGGCGGAGTTCTGCGGCAAGGCCCCGGGCACGGGCGGGAACGCCGGGACGGGAAAGTTCGCAGACTGA
- a CDS encoding Ig-like domain-containing protein, giving the protein MATVAALGVAALAGTAALTGCGLPETLAGGKPRSPEEAIRVFPGDGAREVGARDRLEVRVPDGRLERVVVGRSGDGGSVTVPGRISRDGLSWRPRADRLVPAARYTVDAVALDGHGRRSARHTTFTTSVPMRRFIGFFTPENGSTVGTGMIVSFDFSRPVADRAAVERAISVTARPGVPVAAHWFGARRLDFRPRDRWRPGTEVTVALRLRDVRAAPGVYGIQRKRVRFRIGRDQTSTVDAAAHTMTVRRAGRVLATLPVTAGDLASPTYNGKMVILERHAVTRMNGDTVGFGAEYDIPDVPHALRLTTSGTFLHGNYWAAPRTFGAANTSHGCIGLRDVPGGGPDTPAGWFFDRSLIGDTVEVVRSPERTVAPDNGLGGWNMPWRRWLAGSALR; this is encoded by the coding sequence ATGGCGACCGTGGCGGCGCTGGGCGTCGCCGCCCTGGCGGGGACGGCGGCGCTGACGGGCTGCGGCCTCCCGGAGACCCTGGCGGGCGGCAAGCCGCGCTCGCCGGAGGAGGCCATCAGGGTCTTCCCCGGGGACGGCGCGCGCGAGGTGGGGGCCCGCGACCGGCTCGAAGTGCGGGTGCCCGACGGCCGGTTGGAGCGGGTCGTGGTCGGCCGGTCCGGGGACGGCGGCAGCGTCACCGTACCGGGCCGGATCTCCCGCGACGGCCTGAGCTGGCGCCCGCGCGCGGACCGGCTGGTCCCGGCCGCGCGCTACACCGTCGACGCGGTGGCGCTGGACGGCCACGGGCGCCGCTCCGCCCGGCACACCACCTTCACCACCTCCGTGCCCATGCGCCGCTTCATCGGCTTCTTCACGCCCGAGAACGGTTCCACGGTCGGTACGGGCATGATCGTCTCGTTCGACTTCAGCCGCCCGGTCGCCGACCGCGCCGCCGTGGAGCGGGCCATCTCCGTCACCGCGCGGCCGGGCGTGCCGGTCGCGGCCCACTGGTTCGGTGCCCGGCGGCTGGACTTCCGGCCCCGCGACCGCTGGCGGCCCGGTACCGAGGTCACGGTCGCCCTGCGGCTGCGCGACGTACGGGCGGCGCCGGGCGTGTACGGGATCCAGCGCAAGCGGGTGCGTTTCAGGATCGGCCGGGATCAGACCAGCACGGTTGACGCGGCGGCGCACACGATGACGGTGCGGCGGGCCGGGCGGGTGCTGGCCACTTTGCCGGTCACCGCGGGCGACCTCGCCAGCCCCACGTACAACGGGAAGATGGTGATCCTGGAACGGCACGCCGTGACCCGTATGAACGGCGACACGGTCGGTTTCGGTGCGGAGTACGACATCCCGGATGTTCCGCACGCGCTGCGGCTGACGACCTCGGGAACGTTTCTGCACGGCAACTACTGGGCTGCGCCCCGTACGTTCGGCGCCGCCAATACCAGTCACGGCTGCATCGGGCTGCGGGACGTGCCCGGTGGCGGCCCGGACACCCCGGCGGGCTGGTTCTTCGACCGGTCCCTGATCGGGGACACGGTGGAGGTGGTCCGCTCACCGGAGCGCACCGTCGCCCCCGACAACGGCCTCGGTGGCTGGAACATGCCGTGGCGGCGGTGGCTGGCGGGCTCGGCGCTGCGCTGA
- a CDS encoding ABC transporter ATP-binding protein codes for MRLFTAAFVAVLASCVGVVIPLVLKWLVDGPVAGHDPGGVWLGGLYLLLLGIMEAGLFGLRRWLVARPLADVEASMRDSLYRHVQRLPVSFHDRWASGQLLSRATTDLQLVRLFLAFPLTFLVVNVTTILVGFAILLAQRWSLGLVLLAPIVPLIVLCSVFESRYALAARRAQDQVGDLTTVVEESVLGIRIIKGFGRHRSQARAFRRLTRELRTTELHKARLLAAIWTCIMTLPEIAIGAALVLGTVQVADGELSAGTLVAFLSTALALVWPVESIGFLLAMSNEAATATDRFFEVMDEKQPKEKGTDEKKTTAKRAEGAKAAKSTTADTPAGLVFSGVVFRYPDAPEDTPATLRGVDLHIRPGETMALVGATGSGKTTLTALVPRLYDPTAGRITLDGTDITTLSREEVRALVAVAFEEPTLFSATAAENVLMGGEGLSEEDLARALEVAQAAEFVRALPEGGDTQVGEQGLSLSGGQRQRLALARAVAARPRYLILDDPLSALDVHTEALVEAALRQVLATTTALVVAHRPSTVLLADRVALLSEGRIAAVGTHHELLRTSAEYASLMSGEGEGGPGRDGPGQNGPARREEEAAR; via the coding sequence ATGCGGCTGTTCACGGCCGCGTTCGTCGCCGTCCTGGCGTCCTGCGTCGGCGTCGTCATCCCGCTGGTGCTCAAGTGGCTGGTGGACGGGCCGGTCGCCGGCCACGACCCGGGCGGGGTGTGGCTGGGCGGCTTGTACCTGCTGTTGCTCGGCATCATGGAGGCCGGGCTGTTCGGGCTGCGGCGCTGGCTGGTGGCGCGCCCGCTCGCCGACGTCGAGGCGTCGATGCGCGACTCCCTCTACCGGCACGTCCAGCGGCTGCCGGTCTCCTTCCACGACCGCTGGGCGTCGGGCCAGTTGCTGTCCCGGGCGACGACCGACCTGCAACTCGTACGGCTCTTCCTCGCCTTCCCCCTGACGTTCCTGGTCGTCAACGTGACCACGATCCTGGTCGGCTTCGCCATCCTGCTGGCGCAGCGCTGGTCCCTGGGGCTGGTGCTGCTCGCGCCCATCGTGCCGCTGATCGTGCTGTGCTCGGTCTTCGAGTCGCGCTACGCACTCGCCGCGCGCCGGGCCCAGGACCAGGTGGGCGATCTGACGACCGTGGTGGAGGAATCGGTCCTGGGCATCCGGATCATCAAGGGGTTCGGACGCCACCGCAGCCAGGCCCGCGCGTTCCGGCGGCTGACGCGGGAGCTGCGTACGACCGAGTTGCACAAGGCGCGGCTGCTGGCCGCGATATGGACCTGCATCATGACGCTGCCGGAGATCGCCATCGGCGCGGCGCTGGTGCTCGGCACGGTGCAGGTGGCCGACGGGGAGCTGTCGGCCGGCACCCTCGTCGCCTTCCTCTCCACCGCCCTGGCGCTGGTCTGGCCGGTGGAGTCGATCGGCTTCCTGCTGGCCATGAGCAACGAGGCCGCCACCGCCACCGACCGGTTCTTCGAGGTCATGGACGAGAAGCAGCCGAAGGAAAAAGGTACGGACGAAAAGAAAACGACCGCGAAGAGGGCGGAAGGGGCGAAAGCGGCGAAGTCCACAACCGCGGACACCCCCGCCGGGCTGGTCTTCTCCGGCGTGGTCTTCCGGTACCCCGACGCGCCGGAGGACACCCCGGCCACGCTCCGGGGCGTCGATCTGCACATACGGCCCGGCGAGACCATGGCCCTGGTGGGTGCGACCGGCAGCGGTAAGACCACGCTCACCGCGCTCGTACCGCGTCTGTACGACCCCACCGCCGGCCGGATCACCCTGGACGGCACGGACATCACGACGCTCTCCCGTGAGGAGGTGCGGGCGCTGGTCGCCGTGGCCTTCGAGGAGCCCACGCTCTTCTCGGCGACCGCCGCCGAGAACGTCCTCATGGGCGGCGAGGGCCTGAGCGAGGAGGACCTCGCACGGGCCCTGGAGGTGGCCCAGGCCGCCGAGTTCGTCCGCGCGCTCCCCGAGGGCGGCGACACCCAGGTCGGCGAGCAGGGGCTGAGCCTGTCCGGCGGGCAGCGGCAGCGGCTGGCGCTGGCCCGCGCCGTGGCCGCCCGCCCGCGCTACCTCATCCTGGACGACCCGCTCTCCGCACTGGACGTCCATACGGAGGCGCTGGTGGAGGCGGCGCTGCGGCAGGTCCTGGCGACCACCACCGCCCTGGTCGTGGCCCACCGCCCCTCCACGGTCCTGCTCGCCGACCGGGTCGCGCTGCTCTCCGAGGGCCGTATAGCGGCGGTCGGCACCCACCACGAACTGCTGCGTACGAGTGCCGAATACGCCTCCCTGATGTCGGGCGAGGGCGAGGGCGGCCCGGGGCGCGACGGCCCCGGGCAGAACGGCCCGGCACGACGCGAGGAGGAGGCCGCCCGATGA
- a CDS encoding Ig-like domain-containing protein: MNVQPISGEPVRGRGRRRGGKGVLALLLGVLLLLVSACGGGDDDPGGRGGEDTAASRAVVTVSPKDGADGVATRGALKVGATGGKLKSVRVTDAKGKEVDGKISGGSLWQPVGHLSTATKYTVDAVAVDDKGRQAAEHSTFTTLVPKNTFVAQYTPEDGQEVGVGMPVSLRFTRGITDPAAVEKAVRVRVEPAVPVVGHWFGNDRLDFRPEKYWTPGTKVTFTLDLNGVEGRPGVYGTQTKRISFKVGRSQVSTVDAASKEMTVVRDGKKIKTIPVTAGGPGTETYNGQMVISEKHEVTRMNGETVGFGGEYDIKDVPHAMRLSTSGTFIHGNYWSGRSTFGARNASHGCVGLFDQRGGGDGGTPAAWFFRNSLIGDVVIVKNSHDETISPDNGLNVWNMSWEKWRAGR; the protein is encoded by the coding sequence GTGAACGTGCAGCCTATATCGGGGGAGCCGGTCCGCGGGCGCGGACGGCGGCGGGGCGGCAAGGGCGTACTCGCGCTGCTGCTGGGCGTGTTGCTGCTGTTGGTGAGCGCGTGCGGCGGCGGGGACGACGACCCGGGCGGCCGGGGAGGCGAGGACACCGCCGCGTCCCGGGCGGTGGTCACGGTCTCCCCCAAGGACGGCGCGGACGGCGTCGCCACCCGCGGCGCCCTGAAGGTCGGCGCCACGGGCGGGAAGCTGAAGTCGGTCAGGGTCACCGATGCCAAGGGCAAGGAGGTCGACGGGAAGATATCCGGCGGCTCCCTGTGGCAGCCCGTCGGCCATCTGAGCACCGCCACCAAGTACACCGTCGACGCGGTCGCGGTGGACGACAAGGGGCGTCAGGCGGCCGAGCACTCCACCTTCACCACGCTCGTCCCCAAGAACACCTTCGTCGCCCAGTACACCCCGGAGGACGGCCAGGAGGTCGGCGTCGGCATGCCGGTCTCCCTGCGCTTCACGCGCGGGATCACCGACCCCGCGGCGGTGGAGAAGGCCGTACGGGTCCGGGTCGAGCCGGCGGTGCCCGTCGTGGGCCACTGGTTCGGCAACGACCGCCTGGACTTCCGTCCCGAGAAGTACTGGACGCCCGGCACGAAGGTCACCTTCACCCTCGACCTCAACGGCGTCGAGGGGCGGCCGGGCGTCTACGGCACGCAGACCAAGCGGATCTCCTTCAAGGTGGGCCGCAGCCAGGTCAGCACCGTGGACGCCGCGTCCAAGGAGATGACGGTCGTGCGCGACGGCAAGAAGATCAAGACGATTCCCGTCACCGCGGGCGGGCCGGGCACCGAGACCTACAACGGTCAGATGGTCATCAGTGAGAAGCACGAAGTGACGCGGATGAACGGCGAAACGGTCGGTTTCGGCGGCGAGTACGACATCAAGGACGTACCGCACGCCATGCGGCTGAGCACGTCCGGCACGTTCATCCACGGCAACTACTGGTCCGGCAGGTCGACGTTCGGCGCGCGCAACGCCAGCCACGGCTGTGTGGGCCTGTTCGACCAGCGCGGCGGCGGGGACGGCGGCACGCCCGCCGCGTGGTTCTTCCGCAACTCCCTGATCGGCGACGTGGTGATCGTCAAGAACTCGCACGACGAAACGATCAGTCCGGACAACGGGCTCAACGTCTGGAACATGTCCTGGGAGAAGTGGCGGGCCGGGCGGTAG
- a CDS encoding ABC transporter ATP-binding protein, with product MTTDKSAGPAPSGTGAGTETTDEFENDTLTTPKGASRSLMGSLLRPHTRRVRVSALLLLLQQAAVQAGPLLVAYAIDRAVPALRAHDYGPLIAVAVGYLLCASASGGFQYAFIRLSARVSQDVLLDLRGRIFRHGQALSLDFHERYTSGRLISRATTDVESLRELLNEGLQELLVVVLSTLYITATLLYLDWELGLAAIASAGPLYFLVRSFQRRSMRVYSAKSTATAAVIVKFAETVNGIRPVQAFRRERANDAAFDRLNRTHERVNGDAVLEMARYVVSSRMVANFAVAAIVLWGAYRVASGGLALGVLAAAVLYLRRLYDPIDRLGMFLNSYQSAAASLQKIAGLLARRPAVPEPAAPVALPAPPGAHTGREVRFEDVSFAYRTGGEVLPRFDLTLAAGRTVAVVGTTGAGKSTLAKLLARFYDPTAGRVLLDGVDLRELSTAELRRNVVMVTQEAFLFSGTVAENIAVGRPDATREEIERAAKAIGAHDFIAALPDGYDTDVRKRGGRISAGQRQLVAFARALLADPAVLILDEATSSLDIPGERAVQRAMDTVLRGRTAVVIAHRLSTVETADRVLVMSHGRVIEDGPPTELITKENGHFAQLHRAWQDSVVH from the coding sequence ATGACGACCGACAAGTCCGCCGGACCCGCCCCCTCAGGAACGGGAGCGGGAACGGAAACAACTGACGAGTTCGAGAACGACACACTGACCACGCCCAAAGGGGCCTCCCGCTCCCTCATGGGCTCGCTGCTGCGCCCGCACACCCGTCGCGTCCGCGTCTCCGCGCTGCTCCTGCTGCTCCAGCAGGCCGCCGTGCAGGCGGGCCCACTGCTGGTCGCGTACGCCATCGACCGCGCCGTGCCCGCCCTGCGGGCCCACGACTACGGCCCGCTCATCGCCGTCGCCGTCGGCTATCTCCTGTGTGCCTCGGCCTCCGGCGGCTTCCAGTACGCCTTCATCCGGCTCTCCGCCCGCGTCAGCCAGGACGTCCTCCTCGACCTGCGCGGACGCATCTTCCGCCACGGCCAGGCCCTGAGCCTGGACTTCCACGAGCGCTACACCTCCGGCCGGCTGATATCGCGGGCGACCACGGACGTGGAGTCGCTGCGCGAACTGCTCAACGAGGGCCTGCAGGAGCTGCTGGTCGTCGTGCTGTCCACCCTCTACATCACGGCGACGCTGCTGTACCTGGACTGGGAGCTGGGACTGGCGGCCATCGCCTCCGCCGGCCCGCTCTACTTCCTCGTACGCTCCTTCCAGCGCCGTTCGATGCGGGTCTACAGCGCGAAGTCCACGGCCACCGCCGCGGTCATCGTGAAGTTCGCCGAGACGGTCAACGGCATCCGGCCGGTGCAGGCGTTCCGCCGCGAGCGGGCCAACGACGCCGCCTTCGACCGCCTCAACCGTACGCACGAGCGGGTCAACGGCGACGCGGTCCTGGAGATGGCCCGCTATGTCGTCTCCTCGCGGATGGTCGCCAACTTCGCGGTGGCGGCCATCGTCCTGTGGGGCGCCTACCGGGTCGCCTCCGGCGGGCTGGCCCTGGGCGTCCTGGCCGCCGCCGTGCTGTACCTGCGCCGCCTGTACGACCCGATCGACCGCCTCGGCATGTTCCTGAACTCCTACCAGTCCGCCGCCGCGTCACTCCAGAAGATCGCGGGCCTGCTCGCCCGGCGCCCCGCCGTGCCCGAACCCGCCGCCCCGGTGGCCCTGCCCGCACCGCCCGGCGCACACACCGGCCGCGAGGTGCGCTTCGAGGACGTCAGCTTCGCCTACCGCACGGGCGGCGAAGTGCTGCCCCGCTTCGACCTGACCCTGGCCGCGGGCCGTACGGTCGCCGTCGTCGGCACCACCGGCGCCGGCAAGTCCACCCTCGCCAAGCTCCTGGCCCGCTTCTACGACCCGACCGCCGGCCGGGTGCTCCTGGACGGCGTGGACCTGCGCGAGCTGTCCACGGCCGAACTGCGCCGCAATGTCGTCATGGTGACGCAGGAGGCGTTCCTCTTCTCCGGCACGGTCGCCGAGAACATCGCCGTCGGCCGCCCGGACGCCACCCGTGAGGAGATCGAACGCGCCGCCAAGGCCATCGGCGCCCACGACTTCATCGCCGCCCTGCCCGACGGGTACGACACCGACGTACGCAAGCGCGGCGGCCGGATTTCCGCCGGTCAGCGCCAGTTGGTCGCCTTCGCCCGGGCCCTGCTCGCCGATCCCGCCGTACTGATCCTGGACGAGGCGACCAGCTCCCTGGACATCCCCGGCGAACGTGCGGTGCAGCGCGCCATGGATACCGTCCTGCGCGGCCGTACGGCGGTCGTCATCGCCCACCGCCTGTCCACCGTCGAAACCGCCGACCGCGTCCTGGTCATGTCCCACGGCCGCGTCATCGAGGACGGCCCGCCCACCGAACTCATCACCAAGGAGAACGGCCACTTCGCCCAGCTCCACCGCGCCTGGCAGGACAGCGTGGTCCACTGA